A stretch of DNA from Mesorhizobium onobrychidis:
CCGAGATAGGCCTCGCGGCCTGGTCTGGAGCGCTGGCGGATGCGCTCGGTGATGGCTTCGATGTCGCGTCTCGCGGTCATGGCGTCGGTCCTTTCAGGCGAGGTCCCGCAAACACCTTCCGGCTATCTGCCGGGACCCTCGGCAAGTTGAAATCAGGGTGCCCAGAAAACCTCTACGGGCCTCTCGGCTGCGTCGAGCACGGCACGAATGGGTTTTCGCGTTTCCGATCCCATCGCGCTTTCGAAAGCCTTGCGCTTGTCTTCACCTTCGATGTGCAGTGCGAGGAAGCCGGCCCTGACGATCCGCGCCAGCGACAGCGTCAGGCGCGGCTCGCCGGCGCTTGCTGCGTGAACCGGGAGCACAACCCTTTCCGAGAACGGGTCGAGCAGTTTTTCCAGATTGTCGGCATCCGGGAAAAACGATGCGGTATGGCCATCGGCTCCCATGCCAAGCACGACCACATCGAGCGGCCAGGGCAGCGACCGCAACATCCTGCTGTCGGCCTCCAACGTATCGCCGATGCTTGCTGCCTCCTGATAGAGCGGCACGAAACGTGCGGCTGCGGCCGCGTTTTGCAAAAGATTGGCAGCGACCAGCCCGGCGTTGGAGCGCGGAGAGGAGGCCGGCACGCAACGCTCGTCGACCAGCGTCACCGTGACCTTGTTCCAGGCGATCGGGATACTCGAAAGCGATGCGAAAAATATCGCCGGCGTCGTGCCGCCGGAAACGGCGAGCAATGCCGTGCCGCGCTCAGCGATTGCATTGGTCAGGCGGCCTGCGACGTGGCCGGCAAGTGCTGCCGCCAGGTCCTGGCGTTCGGCAAACGCGTGCCAGCTATAGGCGGCGCTGTTCAATTGCTCTCGTGCCATGTCCGCCCGTCGCGTTCGATAAGCGCAATCGAAGCCGAGGGGCCCCATGTGCCGGCCGTATAGCCCTGCGCCTCTTGCCTTGCGCTTTCCCATGCGTCCTGGATCGGGTCGATCCACTTCCACGCCGCCTCGACCTCGTCGCGGCGCATGAACAGCGTCTGGTTGCCACGGATGACGTCCATGATCAGCCGCTCATAGGCATCGGGCGCGCGGCCGTCGAAGGATTGCGCGAAGCTCATATCGAGCGGGATCTGGCGCAGCCGCATGCCGCCCGGCCCCGGATCCTTGATCATGATGAATTGCTTGACGCCTTCGTCGGGTTGCAGCCTGATGACCAGCTGGTTGGCGGAGATCGGCCCGGCGCTGTCGCCGAAGATCGAGTGCGGAATCGGCTTGAATTCGATGACGATCTCCGAAACGCGCGTCGCCAGCCGCTTGCCCGTCCTGAGGTAGAACGGCACGCCCGCCCAGCGCCAGTTGCCGATTTCGG
This window harbors:
- the pgl gene encoding 6-phosphogluconolactonase, translating into MAREQLNSAAYSWHAFAERQDLAAALAGHVAGRLTNAIAERGTALLAVSGGTTPAIFFASLSSIPIAWNKVTVTLVDERCVPASSPRSNAGLVAANLLQNAAAAARFVPLYQEAASIGDTLEADSRMLRSLPWPLDVVVLGMGADGHTASFFPDADNLEKLLDPFSERVVLPVHAASAGEPRLTLSLARIVRAGFLALHIEGEDKRKAFESAMGSETRKPIRAVLDAAERPVEVFWAP